AGAAATGTCTACAATGCTACAATAAGCAATGTTTGCTGTAAAATCATCAAGTAAACCCACCACCTAAGCACACACCCACCACCATAAAAAGGGATGTCAGAGTATGTATTGTAGGGTGAAAAGTAATTACTCCAGTATGCCGATAAGAGACTAACTATGGAAATTAACACCAAATCAACCAGACAGTGAAACTGCCTTCAAGATGAATTTTTTGTCATGTAAAAATGCCAAATTGGAGGCTCAGTCAGGAAGCATGTTGTCAGTAAGCCTGCCTAAACATGTCCAAGCTGCTCCTGTGTTCTATATTTCTCCTACACCTCCGAAAGCAATGGCTGTGAGTTTATTGAATATTTAGGAGctaattcagttcagttcaattcagttttatttgtatagtgccaaatcacaacacaatcatctcaaggcactttacaaaaaaccccaacaaatcccttatgagcaagcactagGCAAcggtggagaaaaaaaactccttttaacagaaaaagcctccagcagaaccaggttcagtttggacggccatctgcctcgaccggttggggtgagtggatagaggagagagaaaagaacagcaacaataaacaacaaatagacactgcaggttggtggggccagtaactgtatatcagcgatatacagctccaggaccagggacatctgcagaaggtacagagagagaggacagagagggagaaagcacaaagttagtgacatgcaatggtggaatatacatcTGAGGGGtcaggagaggaggggaggggaatcaggtgtccccccggaagagctggagtcGTCGTCCAgtaaaaggaagtctgggcatccctgcttagggTGCTGCCGCTGTGACCCAGCCCGGATGAGCAGGAGAAGACAAATGGATAGATAAATGGAAATTTTATATAACTACATTAGGCAAAATTCTGCCATTTTTGTCAATACTTCTAAAGCTTTGGTTCCTACGAATTTTATGAATATTTTGGGTTAGGATTAGGATTTGGGATTTTGTGGTATGCACATCAGATGATGCAAGTATAATGGGGGAATTCTGCCAAATGATGCTTTCCATGGGGGTTAACAGGGTggtattttattctttttcaacatttacatgGATGACCTGTCTgtgcatttacagtaaatagatGTTTGATAGTGTTCATAGTTAATTCTTtcattaactaccttatgtatGGTGACTATCTGTTGGTTTTCTGTTCAAATTCTGCTGATCGTCTACATTACAATTCACACtagactttcacaataaataaaattgctGTTATTGGAATTGTATCAGTTTTGCTTTTAATtggttatttaaaaataaacagaaattaaCCAGAAAGTATTATTTAAAGCTGATTATAAATTTTGTTAACAttattttgtggttttgtgtcgCTGACCCTAAATGACGGACCATTGGGGATCCTGGTCCATGTTTGCTgtgaaatattatatttttctgtatctCCCTGCTCTATAAATGATTCACTTTTAAACAATTGTCATAAGAGCATGTGAGGCAGCATAAGAGCAAAAAGATAAACTTTACAGGATCACAGAAGGTAGTCCTAGAAGAGAAGAGAATATAGTAAAAGTATAATTAAAAGAGTATCTGCTAATTTTTAGATTTAAACACCCTTACTTTAGACCCATCCTGTATCACAATGAGGCGTTCCTGAATGCATTATACTGAATCCATAGCAGCAATGTTAAAATACttataaaacagaaagacattttAAGTAACAGATTCCGATTaaagaaacttaaaaaaaaaaaaaaaaaaaggaaaaaaaaaagtggacatTAAAACTAACATACGTATTCACTACAGGGAATATATTAAAAATCCCACATGCAGACAGTAACATATacataatgtgtaaaaatgGCAGGACAGTGTTATCtttgttaaaatgaatttaCTTGCCACAACAGCAAGGGGTGCCCATTTAAATTTTCAATCTTTCAGCAACAAACTACATTATAGAATTCAGAGACTTTCTGTTTAAAGGTAaaacaaatgcagaacacatgCTAAATTTTACAGTTTACAAACGTATCTTCAAACTACACAAACCTAATACAAATTAGGAACTTTCAgtcatcaatcaatcaaatctGATGAGATTCCACTGCACACAACCAATTAGCATTTGAAAGAAATTCCTGGTGAATAAAAGTATAATTTGTATCAGGGCTAGATGATAAGAAAGTTAGAGTAAGTGTACACACAACTTAAAAGCCATAAAAAGATTAGATGCACAACATAAAAGACcttaaaatcaaacacaaagacatgttTAAAGTTCTTGTGGAATACAGGACCAAAcagaagttttaaaacaaatactgaaaGACCAACACCATGGTACCCGTGAGTTTTCATTTGAGTTAAGTAGGGGGCAAGAAGAcatacagaaaagaaacatcagAGCTTCTTTCAATTTCATCAGGCTTCTTCTGTCTCCTGGTCTCGTTCAACAGTTATCCAAGGTGAGCGATTCCAATTTTCACTTGGTTGAACTGTTCAGCATTACAGGGTGGTTAATGGAATTAAAATCAATGACAATCTCACTCCTCTTGGGCTTGAACTGCCtgccaaaacacagaaaaaaaaaaaaaaaaagaggaaaaaacacataaatcagAGAGACACCAGCGTAAGGAAATGCAGAAAACTCAGTACAGTACAAGGAAGAAAGTCacctttttgttgtcttttaaaGTTATGCTTTCAACCATCCCAAGGTCCTGGCAAGTTGTAATGAGAAAAAAGTGTGCGGGACAAGACTGAAAAGAGCAAAACTATTTTCGCAGTGTCCTTTATTGAGATTAATAAAACCACAAAGACTGTTTTTTCCCAATTTCTCCCAAAGTGCAATAGCTTTTCTCCCTGACATCAGGTTTTCCTAAGGAaattatttatactttttccACTCCCTAAACGTATATGCTAGCGTGTCCCTGACACAAATCCAGGCCTCAGCCAACTGCACAACACAAATAAGTGTAGATTCCCATCCTAGCTCAGAGCTCAAAACTtttagagagaaaagaacaacaacaaatgacaaCTACTCTGTCGCAGGTTGATGGGGCCAGTACacagcacatcagcaatatacagctccaggaccaagAACACAAGAAATTTTTATAACttaatttttaagtcactgaaataacgTGCCAaaaacgtgcagaaaaagtaagtaaattctatgatgaagcttaatgttttatgccatttctcaggggcgtgtacataattacctggctcacctcagataatttccaaatgaaatgaGCGTGCTCAGTGGGAGGTcggatcacattagctatattGAGGAGAAACCGTACCACttcttactttcatatggattacataaaaagagatgatttgttttcgacttgaatcGTGTcatttaaaagtagacatttcaagctttctatacatatattacTAACActtttgaggcaagtattcgctgagattcaggttgttttatttatgtgtctgaagagaggtgacagagagagaagacaaagaacGCACCccgtctgctttctttattttacaaaagcacagcattttgttgttagtTGTTATTTGTTGtaagtagaccctttacagatcCGAATGatgtattgctcttatctgtacaatcaaaatttactgtaatttaagttcttttcaGCGATAtcagaagatgccacaaaatgtgcCGCCACGTTTgttgaccccagagggttaaagtatgaaggagcttggATCATGAAGCGCTTTCTACAGTATATGAGGAgaattctattctggatttcacagggagccagtgaagagaagctaatatagggGAAATGTGTTTGAATGTCCACCCTAGTCCCTATCCCCTCAATCACCATATAGTGCAGCACTATATAGTGGACTATATGAATACTGCGCTGCTGGATCTAGAGCAAACACTGACTATCCTTATTGAGTACTTGTAAATTGTgatattaattaattagtttatctttattatcatttggttcattgaaaacaaaaactagcaCTTGGTAGTACATTTGCTTCTGTTCTTTATTGCAAATTTTGTCCAGTGTTCACATTAGTAAAATTATGCCAAAAAGATGTTCAGCTGTCAGTGAATtctctgaaattaaaaattacTCTGATTACTCTCTCAAAATGGGTGAGTTAATATTGTTGAGGCAAGGTCTAGGTTTTTTCATCAGCGATGCGGTTCTGAAGAGAGATGAAGCAGCACAGGTCATCAGTTTTCAGTGACAGGTACAACTGCGACTGTATGTTCTCTTAAGATAATAGATTTTAGATTTCCTAAAATTAGACCCCAAACAAAGaaggaataaaagaaaataataaaacagggCCAACACAGAGTTGTGTGGCATACTACAAAAGATGGGTGCAGAGGAATTGGAcaatttattatattatatcacATGATGTTATGTTATATGacccatgggggatgaataaagtatctatatatctatctatctatctatctatgacAGAAACTGATTTGTCCTGGAGATAGGAGGCAAACCACTGAAGGTCTAGTCTCTGAATACTAACAATGTAACTAAATTGGTCCAAAAGTGTGATCAAGCATGTGGAAGGCAGCagactgataaataaaaataaataaagtgtgtgaTCCTGAACCTGAAGACAGAAGCAGGTTGCACTCATTTGTCACCCTCATAGCTGACCCTGTGCTATGGTGCTTCCCAAAATCTGACCTTGGCCAGTCGGAGCTCAAGCAGACCTAGATTGAGTTCTTTGATCACATATggcaacatttatttaaaactggGTGGAACATAGCCATTGACCAGAAAGCTGGTCTTTATTGCTAGAACACTGAGCCCCACGGTAAGTCTAAAGCAAACTGCCTGACTCCTGGGCGTTAGCTTCAACAAAGCACAAATGTTTAACAACTTGCAATGTGAAgctatttttactgttgacCTGAAACTGAGTTAGATACAAAATAGATTCTCTTGGAACTATTAAAAACAGTAAGTAAACACAAAGTTGGGCATAGAGAATGTAAGCTGGGATGAAGTTGAAGCAATCAGATTAATTACAATACAATCACAAAGGAACAGTGCCCAAGTGTCAGCATAAAATTTTTAAAGCAAGAAACAATTTATCCAGAGAAAAGGTTTTAGTCACCTGTATTGTATGCATGCCATGTCAAGCAGTCTTCTGGAAGCAGTCATCTCCATCGTATCATGGTACTTGTCAGATAGATAGACAACGTTCTTAATACCTAGACAAAAGGAAGTATAATCAAGGGATGCAGAAGgaaggaaacaacaacaacaacaacaatactactactaataataatagtaataataataatgggcagcatggtggatgagtgatTAGCACtactgcctcacagcaaaaaggttgcAGGTTCAAAAACCTGGCAAGGagttgtggagtttgcatggtCACTccatgcttgcgtgggttttctccaggtactccagcttcctcccgcagtccaaaaatatgtatgtcaggttgattagAGTGAGTGTTGATAGTAGTGAGTGTGAGTGCTTCTCTAGAGTGGTAATggatcaattcaattcaattcaattcaattttatttgtatagcgccaaatcacaatacaaatcatctcaaggcactttacaaaaactaaaactaaaaacccaacaattcccttatgagcaagcacttggcgacagtggagaggaaaaaactcttcctttaacggaagaaaaaaacctccagcagaaccaggctcagtttgggcggccatctgcctcgaccggttggggtgagtggatagagcagagagaaaagaacagcaacaataaacaacaaatagacactgcaagttggtggggccagtgaCCTCTatactcctctggcttgtcctgcgacttatacagCGAAAGGACTTATACGTGAGTATTTATAGTAATTTTGTCAAGACAGTAGCGTTAGATGGCCCTCTTgactgaagataatattgtaccaccaaagtaaaaacgtttatgttcatgctaaagtATAACTCccagtgtaacacaagtgaaaatgccacccaaaagaaagactTCAAAGTAGGtaaggtaataaagtctgcacaaagtttggagtgaatgttggcattcaggcaacccaaGAGAGGAGGTGAAGATGCAGTTTCATCTCCCCCCGACGTTGGTggagttgtttaacgttacttaaCACAGATTAATGTATTTTGTAATGCagttctgcttgttgttatgcctagcctacgttcttcataggctaatttacactgtaattagtataattagaaaagCGACATACACAAAAGTCATAtatatggtttttttttgttcaacagaaaaaaaacagtccatgtttttgttaaaagcGACTTATACTCCAGCGCAACTTATAGCCCGAAAAATACAGTGAATACAATTCTATAGGTGCTTTCAGGCCAAATGGTTCTACTCACTGAGGAACAGACCCATGAACTACAGAccttaaatgctgttttttgcGTTTGCAATCACACTGCCAGTGGGAACACTGAAGCAATGTAAGCCGGCTGAACAACAAtccagagtgtgtgttttcaacacTTACCTGCCTGGATGATGAGCTTGGCACACTCATTGCAGGGGAACAAAGCAACATACAATGTGCAGCCTTTGACATCAGAGCTATTCTTGTTCATAATGGCATTCAGCTCTGCATGACACACTGTAGGAAAGAGTATTGACATAGTACCCAATTAATAAAAGACATTTGAGTTTAGAATTGAACTTtgaattttattgtatttataaaaaaaaaaaaaaaaaaagtagtgaaACCTTTAAGTATTAAGATCTTTTTAGTGTAGCAAACTTTTGTGTttaacatttccatttttgacCATCACTCTAATCTACTTACTGAAAGTGAatgcttttaaattttaaactaTCCAAATTTGTCATGCACTAATGTACAGTGCAGCATTGTATATGTAATCCTATTCTATTTTATGCTCATCTCTTACTCTGTATTTCAGCCAAGTACAGTGGGCACATCTCTTCTTAGCACTTAATACATGAAGAGAGCTCATCTGCTTAATATAGACAACTAATGATTATGACTATTGCTGAATATGACTATATGAGCTATGAACTTCTGTGCTGTGGTGGTTGAATCAAGAgttctttatgttttttgtatatgtatatttacttGTTACAAATTGTCTAAACCTAAATCAAAACTACACTGTGTTCAAAATTATTATGCAAATACAATTTCAATTAAACATTTGATTCCTATTTTTTCAATTGCTGCTTCTGTCAGTTTGCATCACTGACATCAATCTCAGACGTGTGGTAATTAGTTTGCCAGCTGAGCCAAATTAAAGTGAAACTACTTAAGGAGGTTGTTCCACATTATTAAGCAAATCACAGGTTTAATGCAAtatggggaaaaagaaaaatctttctGCAGATGAAAAGTGTGAAATAGTCTAGTGTCTTGCAAAAGGTATGAAAACACTAGATATTTCACAAAAATTAATTAGATCATTGTACTGTAAAAAATTTGTGTGATTCAGAATGCAGATGGGTTCGTTCAGATAAAGGCATATACACTTTATTCTGTGAGGCAAATTCATTGTGTTAAGAGAGCAGATGTGAAAAATCCAATGATGAGTAGCAAAAGGTATTTGAAGGTGTTGGTGCCTCTGGATTCCCAAGAACCTCTCAATGTAGGATCGTCCAGAGGATTGCTTCTATGCCTAAAGCTGTATTTCGGCCACCCTTAACCAATGCCCACAAGGCGAAACGATTGCAGTGGGCACAGAAATATATGAAGattaattttcaaattgttttatTCACTGATGAATGTCGTGCTAGACTGTATGGTCCAGATGGATGGAGTTTGGTTGGTGGATGGCCACCATGTCCCAACAAGGCTGCAACGTCACCAAGGAGGTGGTGGAGAGATGTTTTGGGCTGGAATCATAGGAAGTGAGTTGCTAGGCCTCTTTAAGGTGCCCGAAGGTGTCAAAATTACATCAGCAAAATATGTGGAGTTCCTAACTGCCCATTTCCTGCCATGGCATAAAAAGAAGAACCGTGCCTTCCGGAGTGAAATCATTTTCATACAAGATAATCCCATCCCATGCTGCAAAAAATACCAGTGAGGCCTTGGCTGCTATGGGAATAAAGGGATCAAAGAAATCATGCTGTGGCCACCATCATCCCCTGACCTCAGGCCTATTGAGAACAAGAGGAGCATTCTTAAAAGCAAGCTCTATGAGGGTGGACGGCAGTTTACCTCTAAACAGCAGCTCTGGGAAGCAATTCCTCTAaggaaatacagacagaaactATACATGGTCTTACAAGTTCAATGGATGAGAGAGCTGTTAAGGTGATAATTAATATGTAACTTGATCTGTAAAGATGGTTTTTTATGGAAATAGCTTTGATTTGAGAAAAATGACACCCCAATGCAAGACAATTACAactgatttctgttttcaatCCATCAGAAATTGAGTGCTTTGAAATGCTGTTTTGCGTAATAATTTGGAACACTACATTTTAAGAtactttgcaaaaaaaatgcCATTGTCATCATTGGTAATTTTGTTTGATAAAATCCAGATTACAAAATAAGTGTTGAGGAATGACAGATCCTACTGACTGCCAATTATATAGACTTTCTaggaaaaaatgaacaaaaacagcataTGCATAATAATtttgattagattagataaactatATTagtccacaagggaaattccttggtcacagtagctcagttacatacagacaatcttgaaaactattaaataataaaaacaaaaatagaatagaaaaacacgtaaataatagaaaatacaacatttgaaTAATTTGTGCAGGTGTATGTGTTTTCTCACCATACAAGTATTTAGTGTCGAGTTTGTTCTCAGCATTCCGGGCCCATGGTAGCAGGTCATCATCACAGCCATTGGGCATACCATTGTAACCAATGCCAACTATCTTATTCTCCTGGTTCACTATACATGCCCCAACCTGCAGAGGGAAAGAGGTTCCACAATTGAGTTTAGCcattccattttctgctgcttatcaAGGCCCGGGTTGCGGTGGTCTAAGCAGGGATGGGGGCACTCCCCATCGCCACCACTTTGATATTTACCTTTATCCCTATCAATATTCTTCCTATTTGAATGAGTACATCAGTGCTCACTTGGCTCTTGAGCCATTAATATTATAAAAGCAATTCAAAGTGAATTTAGGACTGAAATATCTAAACTCATTTTGTGGCCATTTCCCTATTTTGTACGTCAGATAAATCAGTACCTCAATGTTTTCTCTGCCAAGGTCTCTTTTCCTGTGTAATGTGTTCAGAAAGCCATTCATGTCAGGCATTTTAAGGATATTATTTAGCTTAAGCATATTTTGTTTGCCTAAATCTGTGATTCAGaagatcaaatcacattttatgatCACTAAATGCAGAAAACCAAGTCATTCCCAAAGGCTTTGCAATCTTTTTCTCAGTTCTGAGTAGTGTCAGCTGAACtatatgatcattttggaggctgtagtttgtgctaTTGCTGCATTGTATTATATTGTTactccattttttatttttaataaatttacagacatttctaaaattctacttttactttttaaggggtactgagtgtagattaatgagaaaaatattaatttaaacaattttatcaggctgcaacatacAGTACCAATaaaaagtttggatacactttctcattcaattcaacgGTACAttgtgtccaaacatttgactggtagtgaaaagaaaattgaaaaaagtagagggggtctgaatactttctgaatgcactgtatattaTCCCTTTAGTTTGCCAGTTTTTCCACCATTACATGCAACTGCTCACAACATTAATTATAAGGATTTCTTTTTGCCTTTGTGCCAGGTAGCCCCTTTAGCATTTTAACCTGCCTAGTGTAACATAACTCTAGTTAATATAAACATGGTGACAACATAGTTCTGCAACAATAATGTCCACATCATCATTAGTTGACAGCTATAGTACGTTCACATTACATGGTGAAATGGTCCAAATctaattttatttctctcaAAGTGCCTCCGATCTGATTGTTTCACAAACCAAATCAGATTTTGTTTCCTCACTTCTCTGCACATATCTCCTGTTGGCATGGTTCAATGTTGGCTCCTCACAGAccagtaaaaacaaacagaggagagcaacagcagcaaagacCAGTACGTTTTGCATTAGGTGGACATTCACAGAAAAGCTTTTGATCCAGCTAAACACGAAGAACATGTCTAACTATCAGGCTTAAAGGAAAGTGTGACCACACAAATGACCATTACCAGAAGCATTACCATATGCTCAGTGCCACTTTAAGAACAGCTGTTTGTACCCACTACACACACCTGTGAGCTTGGGTCTTTGCTCCTTTGGGCTGATAGAAAAGCTACAGCCATGAAGTACTCTGGCCATTCAAGATAGTCTTCTCTCTTCCTGGTTGTGGCACTATACAGGGACACAAAAAAGACAAGTGTAAAGCTTTGTGATCTAAGTAAAAAATTAAACTGTAAAACAAGCTTTCCATTAACTCAAATCACAGCTCATTCCTGAACAGTAATAGCCTCTGATTACATGGCTAACCTATGTTTGAATTCAACTTGTGTACATGCACGGTTGTATTTATATTGATAATTTGCAACAGAGTTTAAATCAgcaattttaacatttatcagaaaaaagcaacagaaaagcAATACTAGTTCTACCTGCAATGTAATCACAGTAGGGG
This genomic window from Mastacembelus armatus chromosome 1, fMasArm1.2, whole genome shotgun sequence contains:
- the dctd gene encoding deoxycytidylate deaminase is translated as MEVQRLKSGHLNGATTRKREDYLEWPEYFMAVAFLSAQRSKDPSSQVGACIVNQENKIVGIGYNGMPNGCDDDLLPWARNAENKLDTKYLYVCHAELNAIMNKNSSDVKGCTLYVALFPCNECAKLIIQAGIKNVVYLSDKYHDTMEMTASRRLLDMACIQYRQFKPKRSEIVIDFNSINHPVMLNSSTK